The DNA region GTATTTCTGGGTTGTGTGTGATATGCGGTTGATGTTGTTTGGAATCCCCACTAACATCGATCAAGGCCATTGTTTCCCCATAGCTTCTGAAAATATCGAATGACAAgtagcaatggaattgtaaataaaCATTGTTTCATTATGATTTCTTTCTGAGGCTCACAAGTCATTTCAATGAAATTTCATAGGGAGAAAATTATTTCGAGATTGATATCGATATGCACAGATTCAGTTACATCTCCAGGAAAGGTTTCGATGCATTCCTAGATAGGTTAAAGTTCTGGATCTTAGATGTTGGCCTCACAATTCAGGTAAATTTCGCTCCCTCATCCCAAGGTTGTCGGATTTTTAAAGGATGCTAATTTCATTTACTTACAAACAGGGTAATAAACCTGAAGAGTTGCCTGAGCAGATCTTATGTTGTGTACGGTTAGGCGGCATCGACTATATGAACTATCACCAACTCAGTCTAAATCAAGAGCCCTCAGACACAAGTGCTGAAACTTAAATGTTTATAGCTATTGTTTAATAAGAAAAGGATTGTGCGCTTTCTTCGTTGGTACTCGAATTTCCAAGCTCATTCGCCTCGACCAGGAGAGGAATGGACCTCTTCATCTGCTTATCTCCCTAACCTTTAGAGCCTCACATCCATTGCTGCTGGTTCTCACGTGTGTTTAACAAATGTAATTcaactggttttttttttttttaattatcgaAATTCGTCTGCTAGGATCGCAATAATTGTGATCAGATATGAACAAATAACTGGTTAGGCCAGCTTTATATTTGGCATATAGTATTTGCTGATTCAGCATTACTATATGACAGAATATTATATACCCTTGTAATGGCTATGAGGAATCTATCAAGAAAATTCATATTGTAGAAACAAACTTCCTCTCTTTTATAATTCTCTCCTTTCCTTAGAAAAACAAACTGCGGAAAATTtcctttttcgaaaaaaaatacagcaacattttagaaaaaaaaagaagttaacaGCATCATACATTTTCAACATTCTCaaattctaaagcttattttaaattaaattagttctCAAACTTCAAAATGTTATTTTCAAACTATCGATATTAAGTCGCATAATATCTGACATctcatttaattgttaaattaacaattttttattgataaaacATAGATAGTTTAAGAatataattagaatgttttaaagtttgaagAGCAATTTAAAATAAGAGCTATAATTTGGGGGTGTTTGGTGCAATTAACTAAAAAATGGGTAAACTATTTTATTTGGGGGTGTTCACTTAActagccaaaaaaaaaaacaaccaggATTTCTGGGTTTTCGCCTTTGGCTTGCACGACTTGATTTCATAAGGTTTGATTCTCACTTTCGCTCTCTCATCTTACATCCTTTTGCTCTCTCATCTTACATCCTTTTTTGTTCTCCTTATGTCAATTAGTAGATTTgctaatatgttttctttttcctcGTTTCTGGATTATCCTGAATCGGAGGTTGATTTTTTTACGACgaattttctattttgttgttACAAAGTTATGTTCGTTTGCCCAATAACATAAAATGTAGTATCATTACGAATTGccaatataataaattaaacaatGTATAAAATGTAGTAATTTTTACTGGGTTCTTGTGTTTGTgttgaaaagaaacaaaaaaaaaatgaaaaacgaaTATTCCCCCTTATGAATACCCTAGCCGCCCTTTGCGATTGGAAGGCAAAGGTCAATCACACCAACAATTACGCATCTCTCAATTTTACCTGCTGGTAAATATTTATTGCTGTACCATTTCGAGCATCTCATTAACTATGTTTTTTTTACATgaatcttaaattaatttttttttggttatttgaaTTTATCACAATTACGAAATGAATCTGAATTTGGTGGTTGATCTTTGGTTGGTTATGTTTAGTTCAGTCTCTTATGAACTGTGGatattcttaaaattttgggttaGTGATCTAATTATAAAAGCAGCATATGAAATCAACTTTTTTCCCCCTATTTTCTATGTGATTGTATGGATATCTAAATATGAGCTGGGTTGTGTTCAAAAGATTTAAATGGGGAGGCAGTTAAGTTGAGGGATTAGATGAAGAATTCAAAGGAGTTACCGGATATTGTTGTGTATAATACAACCATTGATGGATATTTTAAgagaaatattataaattattaaacctTCTCCATAGAGATTAATTCACTAATTGAAATTGTGTTGATTTTTCTACGCCTTTGAACATTGTCtttgtatgcatgcatgcatcaTGATGTATGTAGTATGTACTGGGAAATAATCAAagatatgaatgcaaagaatttTGAGTGGAGAAACTAtcttctatttttaattattaactacCATTATCAGCCAATCTTCTCAAAGATTTgatgcttaattatttttgtttttctatttcctttgAGAATGGTTATTTGACTTATTTGCATggttttaaaacaattaaaattgtAGTTACCTAAATCATTCAATTAGTTGTTCAAGAACTAAATAATGCAAACAAAAGTATAGGTGAGTCCTCAAAagatttttcattttgttttgttcATGTGTCTAACTAAACTAAACGTTTCTATTCAATCTCAGGTTGAATTTCAGGCTTCTACCATTGCCAAGCATAAAAAAGGCTGCTTGAGTACATAGTGCAGACGGAGAGAAACCAAAAGCAAAAAGAAGCTGACATGAATCAAATACAATCAGAGTTGCTAAATGCCTTAACCAAAATCTTACAAACCTCAAAAAACCCAATAGATTCATTAACTCCTTACATTTCTTTCCTAACTCCATCCCTTCTACACTCCCTGATTTCCTCTCCTTCCCTTTCCTCCCAACCTTCCACCCTCCTTTCTCTCCACAAACTCTCCCTTTCCCTCTTCCCTTGTCTTTCTTCTTCACCTTCTTTCCTTCTTTCCCTCCTCCCTCATCTACTTTCCCACCACAAATTCTCCGAATCCAAATCCCTCCTCCTCTCCTTCCTTTCCTCTGACCCGCAAAATACCTTCTTCAACTCCCTCATTCACCACCCTTCTCTTTCTAAATTAAAACCCCTCCTTGAAATCTCCGTTTCCAGCTATGTCCAATCAGGGAGGCCCCATTTAGGATTTGAGCTTTTTTGCCTCTTGAAAAGGCTTAAAAAGAAACCCAACTTGCTCACTTGCAATACTCTTATCAATGGGTTGATAAAATTCCCATCCTTGCATTCGATCCAGTTAGGTAAGCAAGTTTTCTATGATTCTATTAAGCTTGGTGTTATTCCCCAAACAAGTACGTTCAATATTATGATTTTAGGGTGTTGTTTAGAAGGTAAGTTCAATGAGGCGATTTCATTTATTGAGAAAATGAAGGAATTTGGTTGTTTTCctgataatgttacttataataCGATCCTTGGGTTTTTCTGTAAGAAAGGAAGGTTGAAGGAAGCTGGGAACTTATTGCAAGATATGAAAGAAAAAGGGTTGATGCCAAATAGGTATACATTCAATATACTTGTTTCTGGATATTGTAAGGTAGGGTGGTTGAAAGAAGCTAGGAAAGTTATTGACTTGATGGTGCAGAATGATGTTTTGCCTGATATTTGGACGTATAATATGTTGATTAATGGGTTGTGTGGTGAAGGGAGAATTGAAGAGGCGGTTAAGCTGAAGGATGAGATGGAGAATTCAAAAGTGTTACCAGATATTGTTACTTATAATACATTGATTGATGGATATTTTAAACATGGGAGTAGTGAGGACGGCTTTAGGTTGGTTGAGGAAATGAGGGAGAAAGGGATGGAGCTGAATGCAGTTACTAACAATATTTTGGTTAAATGGTACTGCAAAGAAGGGAGGATGGATGAAGCGAGTGAAAGAGTTAGGATGATGGAGGAAAGTGGGTTTCCACCGGATAAGGTTACCTACAATACTTTGATTAATGGATATTGCAAGGCTGGGAAATTGGGTGAAGCTTTTGAGATGATGGATTTGATGGGAAGGAAAGGTTTCAAGATGGATACTATTACACTTAATACCATTCTTCATACTCTATGCACGGAGAAAAAGCTGAAGGAAGCATCTGAGTTACTAAATAGTGCTAGTAACAGAGGTTATTTGCTCGATGAGGTCAGCTATGGTACTTTGTTAGCGGGATACTTTAGGGATGGTATGGCAGACAAAGCATTACAGCTTTGGAGTGAGATGAGGAAGAAGGAAATTATTCCTAGTATCATAACCTATAACACCATAATTCGAGGGCTTTGCCAATTGGGAAAAATTGAACAAGCAATATCCAAGTTTAAGGAGTTACTTCGGAATGGTTTAGTCCCAGATGCAACTACTTACAATACTATTATTCATGTTTACTGCAAGGAGGGGAAAGTTGAGAAAGCATTTGAGTTACACAACAAAATGGTTGAAAAGTCTCTCAAACCCGATGTCTTTACCTGTAATATTCTGCTTTCTGGTCTTTGCAGCGATGGTATGCTGGAAAAAGCTCTTAAGCTCTTCAATACTTGGATTTCGGAAGGGAAATCAATTGACCAAGTTACTTACAACACGATGATATCAGGTCTATGCAAGGAAGGAAGATTGGAGGATGCATTTCATCTTGTCTCCGAAATGAAAGAAAGGAATCCAGGCCCTGATCATTATACATATAGTGCCATTCTTGGTGCTCTCGCAAGTGCAGGGAGGATGAATGAAGCAGAGGAGTTCATGTCAAAAATGGTTGAAGTAGAAAATTTTCGAGAACAATCCTTACAGTTGAAGGAGCAGAATGTCAAGACAAGTGAGATCATCGAGGCATATGATCCAGATTCCAATGCTTGCTCAGAACAGATCATTGAACTGTGCAATCAGGGAAGATATAAGGATGCTATGCGCATTTTTGAAGCATCAAATCAGAAGGGAGTTACTTTAAATAAGTCCACCTATATTGTTTTAATGGAAGGGCTTATCAAGAGGCGAAAACGCTTATCAAAAGCTGTCCAATAGAAGAAATATTTCATGGCAGGTACAACAGGCAAATGTTATCACTGTGTTTGACTTTGATCGAGCTGATAGGAAAGTTACCTCTTTCTTCACTTGGCCACACATTAAGTTACTTTGAATAAGTCTCCCTGCGTTGCTTTAATGGAATCACTTACCAATAGGCAGAAAAGcatattcaaagctgtccattAGTAGAAAGCAGTGCTCAATTGGCCAACAATATCTCCATGTTATTGACTTGGATTCAGCTTATAGAACCTCAGGTAAATTATTTCATTCTTCACTTGGTTATTAATTAGAAAAGTCCAAGAAATTGCTTGGTTTTTGTACCTTCTGCTGTCTAAGTTACCAATGTTAACAAATACTTGGTCATCATTtggtacatattttttttattttgcgaTTGGTTTTTCTGAGTGGCACTTTTGTTGATTGCCTTGCCTCAAAACTTTCTGTTGCCGCACGCTGCTTGCGTTGTTTGAGGTTCCTGAAGTCAAATTGATGGCAACGCTTCCACATGGGTTTATAAGGCAAACATGTAGGCATGTAGGTGTGCATATAATAAAGACATGCAGGCATAAGGTGAAGCATAAATTGTAATTGGCTGTGATTTGTTGGGATAACTCTTCTGTTATTATGAAAAGATCATTATACATTAGTGTTGTCCTTCTGCACTAGGAGTTCATTTCGAAAAACATATTAGTCTTGACTGAGATACTGCAAGCCGCTATTTGATAGGAACTATGAGAACACATTTAGTGAATGACAAGTAAAGAGCTGCTACTCATTATGGGTAGACTTCTAAGATTATAATATACGAAGAAGTGATGCAAAAGATAATCCTTCATCCTTGAGTATGATGTTGGTTATGTTATTAGACACTTCTAGAAGCTTTAATGGAATTATTGGCTGTAAATTTAACAAAAGCAGAAGCGTAATGTAGTAAGAGACCATGTACTGTACTTGGTTTCATTTGTTGTTTATTTcgtaagtttgtaaatataaaACGCATCCCCGTGTTTGCGGTCTTTCAGGGAGGATATTTTATGGGTGAAAGTTGGCGGAAGCTGGAGAAGTATGCTGACCTCATCCCATATATTTGCTTTTCTACTACATACCTCACATTTTTTCAAAGCTTTTTGTTATTCATAATAAGACTTGGGTATTAGTAACTAAGGCTCCTTTGACTAAtgccttggttttttttttattcataataCACCCTTAGTTGTAAATTTGCTATAACCAATGAATGTCTATAATGATTTTTGCAGTGAACCACTGCCCAAAAGAGCAGGACAATATCAATTTTAATGGTAAGAACTAAGAACTAACATTGATTCTGGGATTTATGATTGAGATACAATTTTCTTATTGATTTAATTCCATTtgtttaacaaattcaaaaagcTCATTCATGAtgattttgcttctttttttacCATCCTCTTGTTTCTCCATTGCCATTGAAGATGAAAGATAGCCTATTCTTCTTcttctggtttttcttttttttggtacAACAATGATTCCAATTCAAGTTATTCTTGAAGAAGGAAAACACTTCATCAATAGATCGCAAGTTGAAGTTTAAAAATAGCATATTCTTTAATTTCACTTCACTCATTTAGAGATAACAATAAAACGTGACTAGAGtgattatcttattatttttatttgcatttcaatatttttctaataaatgtTGTAATGTTATTTTCATCGTCCACTCCATAAATGTGGATCATACCATGATTGTAAGTAGATGTGCAAAACATTATTCTGTGTGTATATAAAAATATTGCCTTATTCTATAAAAGTTCAAACTCTACAAGCTTACTAATATAATTACGTTTTGCATacaatttgaaagttttttatttttaaattttgttattagataAAAGGGGTAAGAGTTGTTCAAGTACCTATCTCGAGGCATGTATCAATTGAAGACATTCAATTCTTTTTTGTCAAATTTCCTATGGTTCCAACATGAAAATTGGAAAGTCTAGTTTTGCcctaatatatacatacaaaataatGTTGGTTAGTAGTACCTTGTAGCCACTTCTAACCTTGTATAAACCTGAATTATCCATGTGCCACCACACCAATCAGTCTTCTTGAGCATAATTGGATGAAGGAATATTGAGCACTTTGTTTGCTTCATCTTCGTTGAGAAGTTTTTTCTTAACCATGGCTACTCCAACTTATTATGATcacatagattttttttaaagtattaacattttaattgcaataatcaaatatattaactatttgaactaataagaataaaagattaaattatgtcGTTAACCTTTAAATATGGTACTATAGATTATCTAAAACAATGCAATCTTAATCTGTACAAGTTGCCCGTTTGCCATCTTTGAAAAATTATgatgttgaattttttatttaaattatagatATCAATCACAAAGATAAATTAGTGTCATTACAAACGAGCTAACTACCTATTCGAATTTGTTTAATGATTTCTGTCAAAATCTTTTTGAACATTTTAAAACCATAAGAGAGATATCTCATTAATCCAGTCAAAGTATGCGTTGCAACATTGACTTCTTTTGAAACCTTTTGTATATCCACCCGTTAATCTCTCCTATAAAGCTCTTAAATTTTTATAAGGCCCTGTTCATTGCATTTAGGATCCAAAAGTATTTTTCCACCATAGAAACATAGAAATAATGAACATTTGacttttaggggcaaaattatgaTGAAAAATTGATTTTCCACCCAAACCCAAAAGTTGAGATTTAAATACTTTTGGCTTTTGTATTTGgaagtaaaaattatcaaaatatttcttttgtattaactgtttaaatggtatataaaaaattagatcAACTTATATTTTATGtgtcattatattaaattatttaaatataatttattattatacggGATAATGTTACATCAGTAcctatattttcataaaatgtcCAATGCGTTACTTGTTTTTTAAAAATGTCTAATGTGGTACTTGAACTAtcattttttgtattatttggtACTGGTACTTTCATAAAATGTCTAATGTGGTActtgtactttgaaaatgttCAATATGATACTTGAACTatcaatttgtattttttttggtaCCTATACTTCTATAAAAGTTATAATAAtcatttcaatttactttctttCTTAGattaaatttgaatcaaataacttttattttctttcttaatgttggttataaaagtaaattaatataatCAGAATTGAATATCTAATCCTAATAATTTCAATGCCAACATTTTACTTCATATTTCAACTttaatttaaccatttatttttttaaataaataatatagttTTGAGAAAAGTAtaatctaaatatatatttttatctctaactcccaattaaaattaaatcggATTATCTAaaccttttaaatatatttaaaataaataggtatattctcaattctttctttcaattaattacattttaagtactatatatgttatttttttaattataagtt from Gossypium hirsutum isolate 1008001.06 chromosome A04, Gossypium_hirsutum_v2.1, whole genome shotgun sequence includes:
- the LOC107948968 gene encoding pentatricopeptide repeat-containing protein At2g16880, which translates into the protein MNQIQSELLNALTKILQTSKNPIDSLTPYISFLTPSLLHSLISSPSLSSQPSTLLSLHKLSLSLFPCLSSSPSFLLSLLPHLLSHHKFSESKSLLLSFLSSDPQNTFFNSLIHHPSLSKLKPLLEISVSSYVQSGRPHLGFELFCLLKRLKKKPNLLTCNTLINGLIKFPSLHSIQLGKQVFYDSIKLGVIPQTSTFNIMILGCCLEGKFNEAISFIEKMKEFGCFPDNVTYNTILGFFCKKGRLKEAGNLLQDMKEKGLMPNRYTFNILVSGYCKVGWLKEARKVIDLMVQNDVLPDIWTYNMLINGLCGEGRIEEAVKLKDEMENSKVLPDIVTYNTLIDGYFKHGSSEDGFRLVEEMREKGMELNAVTNNILVKWYCKEGRMDEASERVRMMEESGFPPDKVTYNTLINGYCKAGKLGEAFEMMDLMGRKGFKMDTITLNTILHTLCTEKKLKEASELLNSASNRGYLLDEVSYGTLLAGYFRDGMADKALQLWSEMRKKEIIPSIITYNTIIRGLCQLGKIEQAISKFKELLRNGLVPDATTYNTIIHVYCKEGKVEKAFELHNKMVEKSLKPDVFTCNILLSGLCSDGMLEKALKLFNTWISEGKSIDQVTYNTMISGLCKEGRLEDAFHLVSEMKERNPGPDHYTYSAILGALASAGRMNEAEEFMSKMVEVENFREQSLQLKEQNVKTSEIIEAYDPDSNACSEQIIELCNQGRYKDAMRIFEASNQKGVTLNKSTYIVLMEGLIKRRKRLSKAVQ